Proteins encoded in a region of the Sphingopyxis sp. OAS728 genome:
- the addA gene encoding double-strand break repair helicase AddA codes for MTRLHDLDPGQQAAAQPDEHVWLGASAGTGKTQVLSARVLRLMLAGVAPDAILCITFTKAGAAEMAHRIHERLALWVRMDDGDLRVDLNALGADWQQPGILDRARSLFATVIDSAPGAIRVQTIHSFCQTLLASFPLEAKIMPGFRALEEGEAADLQRQVMGKLLGQPGAEGDAMRGHAAMLSRRMGQDAAMAFLVRCAHAFAAPFQTRILPPRGHDLRAALGLPDGDAEAWLAARIAEGAIADTHVHAVAASGAGWGTKTGLACADAMAGWLAADASARAATLDGLLGCFLTGKGELRADFAGDKGRMTDCVDSAVRIVETAQALLATAAAMRVADDLAAAWDLGSRFAEAYALAKREGGLADFDDLIAIAGSLLRLGQFGEWVRFKLDQRTDHILVDEAQDTNTRQWAIVAALAEEFFAGTGAKDERIRTMFTVGDRKQAIFGFQGTEPAAFEAARIRFGEWAADGGQPFAEVDLVTNYRSSPAVLDVVDEWVARGGTELMGLASDEPPHEPFRSEHPGRVELWQPLPVGKAFAADADEEDGGEEEGGEGGDPLAPASDPASLRLSRALADEVHDWTLHGKDGRSVAPGDILILVRRRRDLAARIVARLQSLGVPVAGVDRFALTQPLGVQDLLSAMRFAIQPLDDLNLAALLVSPLIGWSQDDLFAFAHGRGKRALWERLRDREAEVPAETMTALRHLLGMADFTTPYRFLDRVLSGPMQGRRRLYARLGREARDPIDELLNQALAFERLHTPSLLAFLSEVEASRADIKRQTEARSNVVRVMTVHGSKGLQAPIVILADATDDPVQRQRGFDLSLAGWDRLPVFGLSKEERHGPVAAAHDRKAQAEIEEHWRLLYVAMTRAEELLIVTGITKKEDRSLPELCWHAAVDGVMEGMGLGWQDAGPRWGQKRVHAVNPKAWARHRDKPAAAARAVAIPDWALKPASEEARPPRPLAPSALGEDDVAAPPQGGERAVAVERGLLLHALFERLPPVAPERRRAAALHWLSVQAAALDEAMRAAMVDEILAVIEDPAHAALFGPGSLGEVPLSAVVDGIVVAGIVDRLLVTDAVVTVIDYKTGRHVPATAADVAPAYLRQMAAYRDALAVIFPGRRVEVALLYTAAARPIWLDDALLDAHKPGLAATKANLPGSALEPDAATP; via the coding sequence ATGACGCGGCTCCACGATCTCGATCCGGGGCAGCAGGCGGCGGCGCAGCCCGACGAGCATGTCTGGCTCGGCGCGTCGGCGGGGACGGGCAAGACGCAGGTCTTGTCGGCGCGCGTGCTGCGGCTGATGCTCGCGGGGGTCGCGCCCGATGCGATCCTGTGCATCACCTTCACCAAGGCGGGCGCCGCGGAAATGGCGCACCGCATTCACGAGCGGCTCGCGCTCTGGGTGCGGATGGACGACGGCGATTTGCGCGTCGACCTCAACGCACTCGGCGCCGACTGGCAGCAACCGGGCATTCTCGACCGCGCGCGGTCGCTCTTTGCCACCGTGATCGACAGCGCGCCGGGCGCGATCCGCGTGCAGACGATCCACAGCTTCTGCCAGACCCTGCTCGCGAGCTTCCCGCTCGAGGCGAAGATCATGCCGGGCTTCCGCGCGCTCGAAGAGGGCGAGGCGGCCGATCTGCAGCGGCAGGTGATGGGCAAGCTGCTGGGGCAGCCCGGCGCCGAGGGCGATGCAATGCGCGGCCATGCGGCCATGCTGTCGCGGCGGATGGGGCAGGATGCCGCGATGGCGTTCCTCGTGCGCTGCGCCCATGCCTTTGCCGCGCCGTTCCAGACGCGGATATTGCCGCCGCGCGGGCATGACCTGCGCGCGGCGCTGGGGTTGCCCGATGGCGATGCCGAGGCGTGGCTGGCGGCGCGGATCGCGGAGGGGGCGATCGCCGATACGCATGTCCATGCCGTCGCGGCCAGCGGGGCGGGTTGGGGGACGAAGACCGGGCTTGCCTGTGCCGACGCGATGGCGGGTTGGCTGGCTGCCGATGCGTCCGCGCGCGCCGCGACGCTGGACGGCCTGCTCGGCTGCTTCCTGACCGGCAAGGGCGAACTCCGCGCGGACTTCGCGGGCGACAAGGGGCGGATGACCGATTGCGTCGACAGCGCGGTGCGGATCGTCGAAACCGCGCAGGCATTGCTGGCGACTGCCGCCGCGATGCGCGTCGCCGACGATCTGGCCGCGGCGTGGGATCTGGGGAGCCGCTTTGCCGAGGCTTATGCGCTGGCGAAGCGCGAGGGCGGGCTTGCCGATTTCGACGATCTGATCGCGATTGCGGGGTCGCTGCTGCGGCTCGGGCAGTTCGGCGAATGGGTGCGCTTCAAGCTCGACCAGCGCACCGACCATATCCTGGTCGACGAGGCGCAGGACACCAACACGCGCCAGTGGGCGATCGTCGCCGCGCTCGCCGAGGAATTTTTCGCGGGGACGGGCGCGAAGGACGAGCGCATCCGCACGATGTTCACCGTCGGCGACCGCAAACAGGCGATCTTCGGCTTTCAGGGCACCGAGCCCGCAGCATTCGAGGCGGCGCGCATCCGTTTCGGCGAATGGGCGGCCGACGGCGGCCAGCCGTTCGCCGAGGTCGACCTCGTCACCAATTACCGGTCGAGCCCCGCGGTGCTCGACGTCGTCGACGAATGGGTGGCGCGCGGCGGAACCGAACTCATGGGCCTCGCGAGCGACGAGCCACCGCACGAGCCGTTCCGCAGCGAGCATCCGGGGCGTGTCGAACTGTGGCAGCCGCTGCCGGTCGGCAAGGCGTTCGCGGCCGACGCCGATGAAGAGGATGGCGGCGAAGAGGAAGGCGGCGAGGGCGGCGATCCGCTCGCTCCCGCGAGCGATCCCGCGAGCCTCCGCCTGTCGCGCGCGCTTGCCGACGAGGTCCATGACTGGACGCTGCACGGCAAGGACGGGCGCAGCGTCGCGCCGGGCGATATCTTGATCCTCGTCCGCCGCCGCCGCGATCTTGCGGCGCGGATCGTTGCGCGGTTGCAGTCGCTTGGCGTGCCCGTCGCGGGTGTCGATCGCTTTGCGCTGACGCAGCCGCTCGGCGTGCAGGATCTGTTGTCGGCGATGCGTTTCGCGATCCAGCCGCTCGACGATCTGAACCTCGCGGCGCTGCTGGTATCGCCGCTGATCGGCTGGTCGCAGGACGATCTGTTCGCCTTTGCGCACGGGCGCGGCAAGCGCGCCTTGTGGGAGCGGCTGCGCGATCGCGAGGCCGAGGTGCCGGCTGAGACGATGACGGCGCTGCGTCATCTGCTCGGCATGGCCGATTTCACGACGCCCTATCGCTTCCTCGACCGCGTGCTGTCGGGGCCGATGCAGGGACGGCGGCGGCTCTATGCGCGGCTGGGGCGCGAGGCGCGCGACCCGATCGACGAATTGCTGAACCAGGCGCTGGCGTTCGAAAGATTGCACACACCCTCGCTGCTCGCCTTTCTGAGCGAGGTCGAGGCGAGCCGCGCCGATATCAAGCGCCAGACCGAGGCGCGCAGCAATGTCGTGCGCGTGATGACGGTGCACGGGTCGAAGGGATTGCAGGCGCCGATCGTCATCCTCGCCGATGCGACCGACGATCCGGTGCAGCGCCAGCGCGGCTTCGACCTGTCGCTTGCGGGTTGGGACCGGCTGCCGGTGTTCGGTCTGTCGAAAGAAGAACGCCACGGGCCGGTTGCTGCGGCGCACGACCGGAAGGCGCAGGCCGAGATCGAGGAGCATTGGCGTTTGCTCTATGTCGCGATGACGCGCGCCGAGGAACTGCTGATCGTCACCGGTATCACCAAGAAGGAAGACCGATCGCTGCCCGAACTCTGCTGGCATGCTGCGGTCGACGGGGTGATGGAGGGCATGGGGCTCGGTTGGCAGGACGCCGGGCCGCGCTGGGGGCAGAAGCGCGTCCATGCCGTGAATCCGAAAGCGTGGGCGCGGCATCGCGACAAGCCCGCGGCGGCCGCGCGGGCCGTCGCGATACCCGATTGGGCGCTGAAACCGGCGTCCGAGGAAGCGCGCCCGCCGCGCCCGCTCGCGCCGTCGGCGCTGGGCGAGGACGATGTCGCGGCGCCGCCGCAAGGCGGCGAGCGTGCGGTCGCGGTCGAGCGCGGGCTGCTGCTCCATGCGCTGTTCGAGCGGCTGCCGCCCGTGGCGCCCGAGCGTCGGCGCGCTGCGGCGTTGCACTGGCTGTCGGTGCAGGCCGCCGCGCTCGACGAGGCGATGCGCGCGGCGATGGTCGACGAGATACTCGCGGTGATCGAGGATCCGGCGCATGCCGCGCTGTTCGGGCCGGGATCGCTGGGAGAGGTGCCGCTGTCGGCGGTGGTCGATGGCATTGTCGTCGCGGGGATCGTCGACCGGCTGCTCGTCACCGACGCAGTGGTGACGGTGATTGACTATAAGACCGGGCGGCATGTTCCCGCCACCGCCGCCGATGTCGCGCCCGCCTATCTGCGCCAGATGGCGGCGTACCGCGATGCGCTCGCGGTGATTTTCCCGGGACGCCGGGTCGAGGTGGCGCTGCTTTATACCGCCGCCGCGCGGCCGATTTGGCTCGACGACGCGTTGCTCGACGCGCACAAGCCCGGCTTGGCGGCAACCAAGGCGAATTTGCCGGGTTCAGCCCTTGAGCCGGACGCAGCGACACCCTAG
- the addB gene encoding double-strand break repair protein AddB, translated as MADAKPTVFSIPVQRAFADALAAGLIARYADGALGLAQGLIILPSNRARSAVQAAFVRAGGSGLLMPRLAVIGDADLDESVALALDPIDESDAIPPAIDALKRRLMLAALIEKHNPAGEDPITGAAAFQLAEGLGRVIDQLHYEEIAPARLADIESALGDLAGHWQASWRRLSLLVDQWPKLLAETGQIDRADRRNRLLARVTRGWRIAPPARFVVAAGVTTAAPAIARLLRTVADLADGMVVLPGLDLGMADEEWDALGPVKADPEKPHERPLETHPQYHLKLLLGRMGVSRDEVQPWGATSPFDGPDARAPFTSLLFAPAAYTARWQQAGDLGRGISGVSAAVFADDGQEAQGIALMMRHALETPARTAALVTPDRALATRVAAALARWDISVDDSAGQPLGQTPPGALLLALAEFAAAFDPVRLVALLGHPLVRAGEARLGWLDQVRRLDLVLRGPGLVPGWEGVTARIAERAADPKARGHGEAALVADWWADVAAGLGAALAPFAAGASAPPPVLLRALQAALGWLTGEGAWTGHAGRALSELFDRWALAKGDGPALVAPADFPAMLTDLLSGESVRPPYGGHPRLFIWGLLEARLQRADVMILGGLDEGRWPQQQSPDPWLAPGIRRMLGLAAPERQQGAAAHDFAGAFAAREVVVTRAMRSGGDPAVASRFWLRLAALAGDLPEARLGGESVVALAAALDVPPGPVASAPMPQPRPPADTRPDQISVTGVDLLAKDPYGFYAGRILRLSVLDPLRAGPDPRWLGTRVHAFLEDWQRAGATPEALEVEIGRLLDDPALDALARAFWFPRIEPALRWAAERVWAARTEGREPIATEVSGVHELDGIRLTGKADRIDRLADGGLAIVDYKTGAAPSGSAAADGLDNQLGLLGLLAEMGKVDGVAAGPINALEYWSLKADRAKGTGGSIAPTHGSRRKLKTAEEAVARAYDAFAELTAAYLLGDGVFAPGDNAKRFTDYDQLMRRDEWFGRGGDVP; from the coding sequence ATGGCTGACGCCAAACCGACCGTCTTTTCCATTCCGGTCCAGCGGGCCTTCGCCGATGCGCTCGCCGCCGGGTTGATCGCGCGCTACGCCGACGGCGCGCTGGGGCTCGCGCAAGGGTTGATCATACTGCCGAGCAACCGTGCGCGGAGCGCGGTGCAGGCGGCGTTCGTGCGCGCGGGCGGTTCGGGGCTGCTGATGCCGCGGCTTGCGGTGATCGGCGACGCCGACCTCGATGAATCGGTGGCCCTCGCGCTCGATCCGATCGACGAAAGCGATGCGATCCCGCCCGCGATCGACGCGCTGAAGCGGCGGCTGATGCTTGCCGCGCTGATCGAGAAACATAATCCCGCCGGCGAAGACCCGATCACCGGCGCGGCGGCGTTCCAGCTTGCCGAGGGGCTGGGGCGCGTGATCGACCAGCTCCATTATGAGGAGATCGCGCCGGCGCGGCTCGCCGACATCGAAAGCGCGCTCGGTGATCTGGCGGGGCATTGGCAGGCGTCGTGGCGGCGATTGTCGCTGCTTGTCGATCAGTGGCCGAAGCTGCTTGCCGAGACGGGGCAGATCGACCGCGCCGATCGCCGTAACCGCCTGCTCGCGCGCGTGACGAGGGGATGGCGCATCGCGCCGCCCGCGCGCTTCGTCGTCGCGGCGGGTGTGACGACGGCGGCGCCCGCGATCGCGCGGCTGCTGCGCACCGTCGCCGACCTCGCCGACGGCATGGTCGTGCTGCCGGGGCTCGACCTTGGCATGGCGGACGAGGAGTGGGACGCGCTCGGGCCGGTGAAGGCCGACCCGGAGAAGCCTCATGAACGCCCGCTCGAAACGCACCCGCAATATCATCTGAAGCTGCTGCTCGGGCGCATGGGCGTGTCGCGAGACGAGGTGCAGCCGTGGGGCGCGACGTCGCCCTTCGACGGTCCCGATGCGCGCGCGCCCTTCACCTCGCTGCTCTTCGCGCCTGCCGCCTACACTGCGCGCTGGCAGCAGGCAGGCGATCTCGGACGCGGCATAAGCGGGGTCAGCGCGGCGGTGTTTGCCGATGACGGGCAGGAGGCACAGGGGATCGCGCTGATGATGCGCCACGCGCTCGAAACGCCCGCGCGCACCGCCGCGCTGGTCACGCCCGACCGCGCGCTCGCGACGCGCGTCGCGGCGGCGCTCGCGCGCTGGGACATTTCGGTCGACGACAGCGCGGGGCAGCCGCTGGGGCAGACGCCGCCGGGCGCGCTGCTGCTCGCGCTCGCCGAGTTCGCGGCGGCGTTCGATCCGGTGCGGCTGGTCGCGCTGCTCGGGCATCCGCTGGTGCGCGCGGGCGAGGCGCGATTGGGCTGGCTCGATCAGGTACGGCGGCTCGACCTTGTCCTGCGCGGCCCCGGTTTGGTGCCCGGCTGGGAAGGTGTGACCGCCCGGATCGCCGAACGCGCCGCCGATCCGAAGGCGCGCGGCCATGGCGAGGCGGCGCTGGTCGCCGATTGGTGGGCCGATGTCGCGGCAGGGCTCGGCGCCGCGCTTGCGCCCTTCGCCGCGGGCGCGTCCGCGCCGCCGCCCGTCCTGCTCCGCGCCTTGCAGGCGGCGCTTGGCTGGCTGACCGGTGAGGGCGCATGGACCGGCCATGCCGGACGCGCGCTGTCCGAACTCTTCGACCGCTGGGCCTTGGCAAAGGGCGATGGCCCCGCGCTGGTCGCACCCGCCGATTTCCCGGCGATGCTCACCGATCTGCTGTCGGGCGAAAGCGTGCGGCCGCCCTATGGCGGGCATCCGCGGCTGTTCATTTGGGGCTTGCTCGAAGCACGGTTGCAGCGCGCCGATGTGATGATCCTCGGCGGGCTCGACGAGGGGCGCTGGCCGCAGCAGCAGAGCCCCGATCCGTGGCTCGCGCCGGGCATCCGGCGGATGCTCGGGCTCGCGGCGCCCGAACGCCAGCAGGGCGCGGCGGCGCATGATTTCGCGGGCGCCTTTGCGGCGCGCGAAGTGGTGGTGACGCGCGCGATGCGTAGTGGTGGCGATCCGGCGGTCGCGTCGCGCTTCTGGCTCCGCCTCGCGGCGCTCGCGGGCGACTTGCCCGAGGCGCGGCTGGGCGGTGAGAGCGTAGTGGCGCTGGCGGCAGCACTCGATGTGCCGCCGGGGCCGGTCGCGTCCGCGCCGATGCCGCAGCCGCGGCCGCCCGCCGATACGCGGCCCGATCAGATCAGCGTGACCGGTGTCGACCTGCTCGCGAAGGACCCGTACGGCTTTTACGCGGGACGAATCCTGCGGCTTTCGGTGCTCGACCCGTTGCGCGCAGGCCCCGATCCGCGCTGGCTCGGCACGCGCGTCCATGCGTTTCTGGAGGATTGGCAGCGCGCGGGCGCGACGCCCGAAGCGCTCGAGGTCGAAATCGGCCGCCTGCTCGACGACCCGGCGCTCGACGCGCTCGCGCGGGCTTTCTGGTTCCCGCGGATCGAGCCGGCGCTGCGCTGGGCGGCCGAGCGTGTATGGGCGGCGCGCACGGAAGGGCGCGAGCCGATCGCGACCGAGGTCAGCGGCGTACACGAGCTGGACGGCATCCGCCTGACGGGCAAGGCCGACCGCATCGACCGGCTCGCCGACGGCGGCCTCGCGATCGTCGACTACAAGACCGGCGCGGCGCCGAGCGGCAGCGCGGCGGCGGACGGTCTCGACAATCAATTGGGGCTGCTCGGCCTGCTCGCCGAAATGGGCAAGGTCGACGGGGTTGCGGCGGGACCGATCAACGCGCTCGAATATTGGAGCCTCAAGGCCGACCGCGCCAAGGGCACGGGCGGCAGCATCGCGCCGACGCATGGGAGCCGGCGCAAGCTCAAGACCGCCGAAGAGGCGGTCGCGCGAGCTTATGACGCGTTCGCCGAACTCACGGCCGCCTATCTGCTCGGCGACGGCGTGTTCGCGCCGGGGGACAATGCGAAGCGCTTTACCGATTACGACCAGCTGATGCGCCGCGACGAATGGTTCGGGCGGGGAGGCGACGTACCATGA
- a CDS encoding nucleotidyltransferase family protein → MSVKIESAMVMAAGIGKRMRPLTATRPKPLVRVAGKALIDHSLDRIEAAGVEHVVVNVHYLADALEAHLAAQKRKFTIAISDERDLLLETGGGMVKALPQLTGDPILIVNSDNIWTDGPQDSIRHLARHWDGDKMDALLLLIRQASATGHGGRGDFHMDGDGKLSRRKPGRIAPFVYTGIQLISPRLLDNAPEGAFSTNILWDRAIAAGRLYGLSHMGQWFDVGTPASIAPTEAALTDG, encoded by the coding sequence GTGAGCGTGAAAATCGAAAGCGCGATGGTGATGGCGGCGGGGATCGGCAAGCGCATGCGTCCGCTGACCGCGACGCGGCCCAAGCCGTTGGTGCGCGTCGCCGGCAAGGCGCTGATCGACCACAGCCTCGACCGCATCGAGGCGGCGGGCGTCGAGCATGTCGTCGTCAACGTCCATTATCTCGCCGACGCATTGGAAGCGCATCTGGCGGCGCAGAAGCGCAAGTTCACGATCGCGATTTCGGATGAGCGCGACCTGCTGCTCGAAACCGGCGGTGGGATGGTCAAGGCGCTGCCGCAATTGACGGGCGACCCGATCCTGATCGTCAACAGCGACAATATCTGGACCGACGGGCCGCAGGACAGCATCCGCCATCTCGCGCGTCATTGGGACGGCGACAAGATGGACGCGCTATTGCTGCTGATCCGGCAGGCGAGCGCGACGGGGCATGGCGGGCGCGGCGATTTCCATATGGATGGCGACGGCAAGCTGTCGCGCCGCAAACCGGGGCGCATCGCGCCCTTCGTCTATACCGGCATCCAGCTCATTTCGCCGCGGCTGCTCGACAATGCACCCGAAGGGGCGTTTTCGACCAACATCCTCTGGGACCGCGCGATCGCGGCGGGGCGGCTCTATGGCTTGTCGCACATGGGGCAGTGGTTCGACGTCGGCACCCCGGCGAGCATCGCGCCGACCGAAGCCGCGCTGACGGATGGCTGA
- a CDS encoding aminoglycoside phosphotransferase family protein → MIPPPHAPAFLAAHGWGDAQILPLAGDASFRRYFRIVDGHRQAVLMDAPPPHEDPRPFIAVAEYLCEQGLTAPTILARDLEQGLLLIDDFGDVRLRETADEALHREVDLYAGVTDLLVHLHARAPMDGLPVHGLDQWLDEVMLFSDWYCPAFDIEVDRDAFRAAWAEVLTPVENDGLPRVTVLRDYHAENIMLVPGKQGIAHYGLLDFQDALVGHPAYDLASVLEDARRDVSPAVEAAMLARYQAATGQDIENAYWALAAQRNTRILGVFVRLWKRDNKPHYKSFQPRMWGLLERDLAHPALVPVRQWFDANVPASKRAEAWL, encoded by the coding sequence ATGATTCCGCCCCCCCATGCGCCCGCCTTTCTCGCCGCGCACGGCTGGGGCGATGCCCAGATTTTGCCGCTCGCCGGCGATGCGTCGTTTCGTCGCTATTTCCGGATCGTCGACGGCCACCGGCAGGCGGTGCTGATGGACGCGCCGCCGCCGCACGAGGATCCGCGGCCATTCATCGCGGTCGCTGAATATCTGTGCGAACAGGGGCTGACCGCGCCGACGATCCTCGCGCGCGATCTGGAGCAGGGGCTGCTGCTGATCGACGATTTCGGCGACGTGCGGCTGCGCGAAACGGCCGACGAGGCGCTGCATCGCGAGGTAGACCTCTACGCCGGCGTCACCGACCTGCTCGTCCACCTGCATGCGCGGGCGCCGATGGACGGGCTGCCGGTGCACGGGCTCGACCAGTGGCTCGACGAGGTGATGCTGTTCAGCGACTGGTATTGCCCGGCGTTCGATATCGAGGTCGACCGCGACGCGTTTCGCGCCGCATGGGCCGAGGTGCTGACGCCGGTCGAGAATGACGGCCTGCCGCGCGTCACCGTGCTGCGCGACTATCATGCCGAAAATATCATGCTGGTGCCGGGCAAGCAGGGCATCGCCCATTATGGGCTGCTCGATTTCCAGGACGCGCTGGTCGGCCATCCGGCCTATGACCTCGCCTCGGTGCTTGAGGACGCGCGGCGCGATGTGAGCCCGGCGGTCGAGGCGGCGATGCTCGCGCGCTATCAGGCGGCAACCGGGCAGGACATCGAGAACGCCTATTGGGCGCTCGCGGCACAGCGCAATACGCGCATCCTCGGCGTCTTCGTCCGCCTGTGGAAACGCGACAACAAGCCGCATTACAAAAGCTTCCAGCCGCGCATGTGGGGGCTGCTCGAACGCGACCTCGCGCATCCGGCGCTTGTCCCCGTTCGGCAATGGTTCGACGCCAATGTCCCCGCTTCGAAACGGGCGGAGGCTTGGCTGTGA
- the tsaE gene encoding tRNA (adenosine(37)-N6)-threonylcarbamoyltransferase complex ATPase subunit type 1 TsaE — protein MTDFSTRYDLSEAERIGAAIGAALMPGDVVALSGDLGAGKTTLARAMLKARGLAGEAPSPTFAIVQPYAPPETDLPIAHVDLYRIEDEDELIELGLDDYLYDGALLIEWPERLGAGGWPAALLLAISGDGDARVLTATVPPAWGARWPL, from the coding sequence ATGACCGATTTTTCCACCCGATATGATCTGAGCGAAGCCGAACGGATCGGCGCCGCGATCGGCGCGGCGCTGATGCCCGGTGACGTCGTTGCGCTGTCGGGCGATCTCGGCGCGGGCAAGACGACGCTGGCGCGCGCGATGCTGAAGGCGCGCGGGCTCGCGGGCGAAGCCCCCAGCCCGACCTTTGCGATCGTCCAGCCCTATGCGCCGCCCGAGACCGACCTGCCCATCGCGCATGTCGATCTCTACCGGATCGAGGACGAAGACGAGCTGATCGAACTCGGGCTCGACGACTATCTTTATGACGGCGCGCTGCTGATCGAATGGCCCGAACGGCTCGGCGCGGGCGGTTGGCCCGCAGCGCTGCTCCTCGCGATTTCGGGCGACGGCGACGCGCGCGTCTTGACAGCGACAGTGCCGCCCGCTTGGGGAGCAAGATGGCCGCTTTGA
- a CDS encoding PAS domain-containing sensor histidine kinase — protein sequence MIQSATALFATGLFAALWLLAGLWAVGRGIAMQRRSAFVAGQAERLASLVEASPQLPVIVRADWRIEASERLGRWLGLERGPRNFDELRGLGSGLDAQGHDALRQAILGAQRGAKPFTLSLRPESSNRTIIVHGAAAPNAVGGPGGVLLWLSDATDGQQALAHARSERDEAMAAFEALSGLIEAAPFPMWFRDTDLALALVNKAYVRAVEARSAAAVIDGAIELCETVAGVSAAEAADDARAAGSAQVRTIPVTIEGERRIMRVVDVPLAPEGGRVIGIAGYAIDIQELESERGAHRRFVDTQRELLDRLSAAVAQFGPDQGLSFANLPFRRLFGLDADEVAEAAPFARLLDAWREGGRTPEVRNYPEWRQAHVDWFAQPGASEEDWLLRDGTHLHVVAQPTPDGGMLLIAEDKTEQVQLAGARDTLLRVRTATFDNLFEAIAVFAPDGRLHLWNQRFRRLWGIDEGTLAAHPRVDALMGGLADRLVKPNQISVVQEVIRAATLERQQRGGEIGFADGRYFDFASIPLPDGNALLIMLDITPSRKMEGALRERNEALEAADQVKTAFLSRMSYELRTPLTSIGGFGEMLQAGYAGKLGDQQRAYVDAIMDSVAVLGRQIDNVLDLAQGEAGTLAVEREPVDVRALLEGALAEAKLLADGEKVELVGNLAPDLGEIAGDAPRLSRLVAGLLDNAVRYTVPTRRTGARVLLHAAGDARGVDIIVSDNGPGIPEAVTAVTQGQQAGTASGGIGLALARQLVAAHGGTMEVVSEQGQGTLVRISLPRGA from the coding sequence ATGATTCAGTCGGCAACAGCCTTGTTCGCTACCGGCCTGTTCGCCGCGCTGTGGCTGCTCGCAGGATTGTGGGCGGTGGGACGCGGGATCGCGATGCAGCGCCGCTCGGCCTTCGTCGCGGGGCAGGCCGAGCGGCTCGCCAGCTTGGTCGAGGCGTCGCCGCAGCTTCCCGTCATCGTCCGCGCCGACTGGCGGATCGAGGCGAGCGAGCGGCTCGGGCGCTGGCTGGGGCTCGAGCGCGGCCCGCGCAATTTCGACGAACTGCGCGGGCTCGGCAGCGGGCTGGACGCGCAGGGGCATGACGCGTTGCGGCAAGCGATCCTCGGCGCGCAGCGCGGCGCCAAACCCTTTACGCTGAGCCTTCGGCCCGAGAGCAGCAATCGCACGATCATCGTCCATGGCGCGGCGGCGCCGAATGCCGTCGGCGGGCCGGGCGGCGTGCTGCTCTGGCTGAGCGATGCGACCGACGGGCAGCAGGCGCTGGCGCACGCGCGCAGCGAGCGCGACGAGGCGATGGCGGCCTTCGAAGCCTTGTCGGGGCTGATCGAGGCCGCGCCGTTCCCGATGTGGTTCCGCGATACCGACCTCGCGCTCGCGCTGGTCAACAAGGCCTATGTCCGCGCGGTCGAAGCGAGAAGCGCCGCCGCGGTGATCGATGGCGCGATCGAGCTGTGCGAAACCGTCGCGGGCGTGAGCGCCGCCGAAGCCGCCGACGATGCGCGCGCCGCCGGATCGGCGCAGGTCCGCACCATTCCCGTGACGATCGAGGGCGAGCGGCGGATCATGCGCGTCGTCGATGTGCCGCTGGCCCCCGAGGGCGGCCGGGTGATCGGCATCGCGGGCTATGCGATCGACATTCAGGAGCTCGAAAGCGAGCGCGGCGCGCACCGCCGCTTCGTCGATACCCAGCGCGAGCTGCTCGACCGGTTGTCGGCGGCGGTCGCGCAATTCGGCCCCGACCAGGGCTTGAGCTTTGCCAACCTGCCGTTCCGCCGCCTGTTCGGACTCGACGCCGACGAGGTCGCTGAGGCGGCACCCTTCGCGCGCCTGCTCGATGCATGGCGCGAGGGCGGGCGGACGCCCGAAGTACGCAACTATCCCGAATGGCGGCAGGCGCATGTCGACTGGTTCGCGCAGCCGGGGGCGAGCGAGGAGGACTGGCTGCTGCGCGACGGAACGCATCTCCACGTCGTCGCCCAGCCGACCCCCGACGGCGGGATGCTGCTGATCGCCGAGGACAAGACCGAGCAGGTGCAACTCGCGGGCGCGCGCGACACGCTGCTGCGCGTCCGCACCGCGACCTTCGACAATCTGTTCGAGGCGATCGCGGTGTTCGCCCCCGACGGGCGGCTGCATTTGTGGAACCAGCGCTTCCGCCGCCTGTGGGGCATCGACGAGGGGACGCTTGCGGCCCATCCGCGCGTCGACGCGCTGATGGGCGGCCTCGCCGACCGGCTGGTCAAACCGAACCAGATCAGCGTCGTGCAGGAAGTCATCCGCGCCGCGACCCTGGAACGGCAACAGCGCGGCGGCGAAATCGGTTTCGCCGACGGCCGCTATTTCGATTTCGCGTCGATCCCGCTGCCCGACGGCAATGCGCTGCTCATCATGCTCGACATCACGCCGAGCCGGAAGATGGAAGGCGCGCTGCGCGAACGCAACGAGGCGCTCGAGGCGGCCGATCAGGTCAAGACCGCCTTCCTGTCGCGGATGAGTTATGAACTGCGCACGCCGCTGACCTCGATCGGCGGGTTCGGCGAGATGTTGCAGGCGGGCTATGCCGGCAAGCTCGGCGACCAGCAGCGCGCCTATGTCGACGCGATCATGGATTCGGTCGCTGTGCTGGGGCGCCAGATCGACAATGTGCTCGACCTTGCGCAGGGCGAGGCGGGGACGCTGGCGGTCGAGCGTGAGCCGGTCGACGTCCGCGCACTGCTCGAAGGCGCGCTCGCCGAAGCCAAACTGCTTGCGGACGGCGAGAAGGTCGAACTGGTCGGCAATCTGGCGCCCGATCTCGGCGAGATTGCGGGCGACGCTCCCCGCCTGTCGCGGCTTGTCGCGGGGCTGCTCGACAATGCGGTCCGCTACACCGTGCCGACGCGGCGGACCGGCGCGCGCGTGCTGCTCCATGCCGCGGGCGATGCGCGCGGGGTCGATATCATCGTGTCGGACAATGGCCCCGGTATTCCCGAGGCGGTGACGGCGGTGACTCAAGGACAGCAGGCGGGCACGGCATCGGGCGGGATCGGTCTCGCGCTTGCGCGCCAGCTCGTCGCGGCGCACGGCGGGACGATGGAAGTCGTCAGCGAGCAGGGGCAGGGAACGCTCGTGCGGATCAGTCTGCCGCGCGGCGCATGA